A genomic region of Solibacillus isronensis contains the following coding sequences:
- a CDS encoding DNA polymerase III subunit alpha — MYINVKTEESILKSTIRSEALVSFLKEQGATGCAVTNDNLFGFINRRDLFKKEGLNLVPALSFELDTNDVLPLQVYAMNEKGYKNLIKLSSAIKMSPKEKCSSDDLKAYSEGLKAVIPFYLGDWPKYSNLNWITPIYSEGIYLGVIRTNGEKLQIEEQTQVVAADNNLPIIAMHNSYFIRPDQANAYALVRGIDAGSMGYLTEEDKNSYMPTQVQLSQWFSDKPLWLENARSLIASSNINYPEKRFHMPQFPLAEGKNDADILRELATAGLKVRINGGVFGDIPSKYQERLDYEISVINGLGFASYFLMVSDFINFCRKEGILTGPGRGSSASSLVAYSLYITNVDPLQYDLLFERFLNPERITMPDIDVDILDTRRVEVVQYFERKYGSQHVAQIITFGTLAMKAAARDTGRMLQMEPAELKQMSTLLDRTRKTTLKEAYECSQTLRDFVNKSDRNKQWFSLAYQIEGLTRNTSTHAAGVILTPQPLVEYVPVTKGTDTKHITQWDMNEVESQGVLKMDFLGLSTLRVIEEVLQSLEKTYGIKPTLHTIPLDNRATFELLQKGAVEGIFQLESEGMRNALMSVEPTSINDIIAVNALYRPGPMEFIPQYAARKKGEVPVEFVDASIQNILADTYGIIIYQEQILLIARQYAGYSLGQADLLRRAISKKKREVLEAQQKQFVEGAVKQGHTAENATAIFEVIVRFAEYGFPKSHSTAYSMITYQMAYLKANYPSHFFTALLNKAVGNVSKIKTLLAEMKELGVEVLPVDVKMSSHECKSEQGKVRLGFNVVSGISVATADTIAHATKSAATVNEFKFTMNVQKYEKEIESLIKVGAFDTSYGADRNSLLAEIAAGGDDLSFFFAEQTEKEVATTSNYDLEMSVLGFSLEKHPVEAYRAKGYEQMLNKLTENEQVQVIGLIEEVKPTITKKNQEMAFVKLSDETGTVSLTVFPNVYAANKEKLNKGQMVQVTGKVEVKYKKTSIVANTIKA, encoded by the coding sequence ATGTACATTAATGTTAAAACTGAGGAAAGTATTTTAAAGAGCACAATTCGAAGCGAGGCGTTAGTATCGTTTTTAAAAGAACAAGGAGCTACAGGATGTGCGGTCACAAATGATAATTTATTTGGTTTCATTAACCGTCGTGATTTGTTCAAGAAAGAAGGATTAAATTTAGTGCCTGCATTATCATTCGAGTTAGATACAAATGATGTGTTGCCACTACAAGTTTATGCGATGAATGAGAAGGGCTATAAAAACCTTATCAAGCTATCTAGTGCTATTAAAATGTCACCGAAGGAGAAATGTTCTTCTGACGATTTAAAAGCGTATAGCGAGGGTTTAAAAGCTGTTATTCCTTTCTATTTAGGAGATTGGCCCAAGTATTCTAATTTAAATTGGATTACGCCTATTTATTCAGAGGGAATTTACTTAGGCGTTATCCGTACAAATGGAGAAAAGCTTCAGATTGAGGAACAAACACAAGTTGTTGCAGCTGATAACAACCTACCAATCATTGCAATGCACAATAGTTATTTCATTAGACCCGACCAAGCCAATGCTTACGCATTAGTGCGCGGTATCGACGCAGGTTCGATGGGCTATTTAACTGAGGAAGATAAAAATAGCTACATGCCAACGCAAGTTCAACTGTCACAATGGTTTAGCGATAAACCGCTTTGGCTTGAAAATGCACGTTCACTAATTGCATCAAGCAATATTAATTATCCTGAAAAGCGATTCCATATGCCTCAATTCCCGTTAGCAGAAGGGAAGAATGATGCTGATATTTTAAGAGAATTAGCGACTGCAGGTTTAAAAGTACGTATAAACGGTGGAGTTTTTGGTGATATTCCTAGTAAGTACCAGGAACGACTAGATTACGAGATTTCTGTTATCAATGGGTTAGGCTTTGCCTCTTACTTTTTAATGGTTTCTGATTTTATTAATTTCTGTCGTAAAGAAGGTATCTTAACAGGTCCCGGGCGTGGTTCGTCAGCAAGTTCTTTAGTTGCGTACAGCCTATACATTACCAATGTTGATCCATTACAGTATGACTTGCTCTTTGAACGCTTTTTAAATCCGGAGCGTATTACTATGCCTGATATTGACGTTGATATATTGGATACACGACGCGTTGAAGTCGTACAATATTTCGAACGTAAATATGGTTCACAACATGTGGCTCAAATTATCACATTCGGTACGCTTGCGATGAAAGCGGCTGCTCGTGACACTGGGCGTATGCTTCAAATGGAGCCAGCGGAATTAAAGCAAATGTCTACATTACTAGACCGTACAAGAAAAACGACTTTAAAAGAAGCTTATGAATGCTCACAAACATTAAGAGATTTCGTAAATAAATCGGATCGTAATAAGCAATGGTTCAGCCTTGCTTACCAAATTGAAGGACTTACTCGAAATACTTCAACTCATGCTGCAGGTGTAATTCTTACACCGCAACCCCTTGTAGAATATGTGCCGGTTACAAAAGGTACTGATACAAAGCACATCACACAATGGGATATGAATGAAGTGGAGAGTCAAGGCGTTCTGAAAATGGATTTCCTCGGCTTATCGACATTACGTGTCATTGAGGAAGTTTTACAATCACTTGAAAAAACTTACGGAATCAAGCCAACGCTACATACGATTCCATTGGATAACCGCGCTACATTCGAGCTTTTACAGAAGGGTGCTGTTGAAGGGATTTTCCAATTAGAATCAGAAGGTATGCGAAACGCGCTTATGTCGGTAGAGCCAACATCAATCAATGACATTATTGCAGTAAACGCATTATATCGTCCGGGCCCAATGGAATTTATTCCTCAATACGCGGCACGTAAAAAAGGTGAAGTTCCTGTGGAATTTGTAGACGCTTCAATTCAAAACATTTTAGCGGATACATACGGGATTATTATTTACCAGGAGCAGATTTTACTTATTGCTCGTCAATACGCTGGCTATAGCTTAGGGCAAGCCGATTTACTACGTCGAGCGATCAGTAAGAAAAAACGTGAAGTATTAGAGGCGCAACAAAAGCAATTTGTTGAAGGTGCTGTTAAGCAAGGGCATACAGCTGAAAATGCTACGGCAATCTTTGAAGTAATTGTGCGATTTGCTGAGTATGGTTTCCCAAAATCACACTCGACTGCATACAGTATGATTACTTATCAAATGGCTTATTTAAAAGCGAATTATCCTTCACACTTCTTTACTGCTCTATTAAACAAAGCGGTTGGCAACGTGTCTAAAATCAAGACGCTTTTAGCTGAAATGAAGGAGTTAGGCGTTGAGGTATTACCTGTCGATGTAAAAATGAGTTCACATGAATGTAAGTCTGAGCAAGGAAAAGTTCGTCTCGGCTTTAATGTCGTAAGTGGAATTTCAGTCGCTACAGCTGACACAATCGCACATGCGACAAAGAGCGCGGCGACAGTGAACGAATTTAAGTTTACAATGAATGTTCAAAAATATGAAAAAGAAATTGAGTCACTAATTAAAGTAGGGGCATTTGACACATCATATGGAGCAGATCGTAATAGCTTACTAGCAGAAATAGCAGCTGGTGGCGACGATTTAAGTTTCTTCTTTGCCGAGCAAACGGAGAAGGAAGTTGCAACGACTTCTAATTATGACTTAGAAATGAGCGTATTAGGATTTTCGTTAGAGAAACATCCAGTGGAAGCGTATCGTGCTAAAGGATATGAGCAAATGCTTAATAAGCTTACTGAAAACGAACAGGTGCAAGTAATTGGTCTGATTGAAGAAGTAAAGCCTACGATAACGAAAAAGAATCAAGAAATGGCCTTTGTAAAGCTGTCTGACGAAACCGGTACAGTCTCACTTACTGTTTTCCCAAATGTTTATGCAGCCAACAAAGAAAAATTGAATAAAGGGCAAATGGTACAGGTTACAGGTAAGGTTGAAGTGAAGTACAAAAAGACTTCAATCGTGGCAAATACTATTAAGGCTTAA
- a CDS encoding matrixin family metalloprotease, translated as MFSKKRRIIPLFLIVMITFFGTGQVLAYVTTSPYKLNGGISGKTFYVGDPSGNWGSSIRSGVTAWNATSTGASYAEKSTNNQTLDFFVGNFGNVSWCGFTYYLDSSGNYINYGGYPNKNWSRNSVQIQEPPVSGCPAYSKKATAAHEMGHALGLKHSDKSGVLMSSPTGADTPKTDDISGVNALY; from the coding sequence ATGTTTAGCAAGAAAAGAAGAATAATTCCGTTATTCTTGATTGTAATGATTACATTTTTCGGCACCGGGCAAGTACTTGCATATGTAACTACATCACCATACAAATTAAATGGTGGAATTTCAGGTAAAACTTTTTATGTTGGTGATCCGAGTGGCAATTGGGGTTCATCCATTCGTTCAGGAGTAACTGCATGGAATGCTACTTCAACAGGGGCTTCATACGCAGAAAAGTCAACTAATAATCAAACGCTTGATTTTTTTGTAGGTAACTTTGGAAATGTTAGTTGGTGTGGATTTACTTACTATTTAGATTCAAGTGGAAATTATATTAATTATGGCGGATACCCAAATAAAAACTGGTCTCGTAACTCTGTTCAGATTCAAGAGCCTCCTGTTAGTGGCTGTCCAGCATATTCTAAGAAGGCAACAGCTGCACATGAGATGGGTCACGCATTAGGATTAAAACATAGTGATAAATCTGGAGTTTTAATGAGTAGTCCAACAGGTGCAGATACTCCAAAAACTGATGATATCAGTGGTGTAAATGCTCTTTATTAA